GGTCAGGCACTCCATGACCATGAACGCCAGCTCTTCGGCGCTGCCCAGGCGCTTGGGGAAGAGCACGGACTCACCCAGCTTGGCCTTGAACGCGTCGGCGTCCGGGCCCGAGCCGTAGATGGGCGTGTCGATGAGACCCGGCGCGATGGTGTTCACGCGGATGCCCAGCGCCGCGAGGTCGCGCGCGATGGGCAGCGTCATGCCCACGATGCCGCCCTTGGACGCCGAGTACGCGGCCTGCCCGATCTGACCATCGAACGCGGCGACGGACGCCATGTTCACGATGGCCCCCTTTGCGCCGTCGGCGTCCATGGGCGCTTGCGTGGCCATCGCGGCGGCGGCCTGGCTGAGCATGTTGAACGAGCCCAGCAGGTTGACCTTGATGATGAACGAGAACTTCTCGAGCGGCAGCGGCGTGCCATCGCGCCCCACGGTGCGGGCGGGGCCACCGAGCCCGGCGGAGTTCACCAGCGCACGCAGCGGCGCGAGCTTCAGCGCAGCCGCCACGGATGCCTGCGCGTCCTCCACGCTCGAGACGTCGCACTTCACGAACACGCCACCCAGCTCCTTGGCGATGGCCTCGCCGCGCTCGGCGTTGAGGTCGGCGATGACCACCTTCGAGCCCGCCGCGGCGAGCTGGCGCGCGGAGCCCTCTCCGATGCCCGAGGCACCACCCGTGACGATTGAGGAGCTTCCTTCGAGATTCATGCGCGGCATCGGATCTTCCTTTCGAGACGTGATCTCACCCGCTGGCGAATAAGCACGCCGAGCTCGCGGCGTCAACGCGGAGGCAGCGGGCGCAACGCACGCGGCGCAACGAGCATCGCGGCGTGCGGTGAGGTCGCACGCTCGCGGCCCCTCTGTATGACCATCGACGATGGATGGGCGGACCACTCAGAGTCCACGCATGAAGAACTTAACCTCCTCGGTCTCGGTGTTCGCGCTCTCCCTACCACTACTCGCAGGCTGTGGTGGTGGCGACTCCTCCTCGCTCGTGACGGGCATGCCCACGGGACACACGCCCACGCCCCTTGCGGCAGAGATCGTGGGCACGTCCGCGCCGGGAGACGTCTGGTCTCTCTCGATCACCAACGGTCAGTTCACGCTCACGGGCGACAACGGCACCCCCGCCAACACGGCAGACGACTACACGGCCTCCGGAACGGCAGCGCGGTCCGGGGCAAGCGTGCTGCTGACCCCGGTGGGGTCCGACGACCCGCTCTTCCAGGACCCGTTCTACGCGCTGAGCTTGCCGGGCTTCGGGTACGTGCTGCCCCTCGCGGGCCGCGCGATCGCCGCCATCGATAGGGGACCGTGCAACGTGGCCACCGACGGCGACTACCACTACTTCCCGCTGGCGCAGAACACACGCCCGGATGGCCAGCAGTGGGGCTTCGACATGCAGATTCGCGGCGGCGTCGATGGGCGCGAGATCGTGCTCCAGGAGGCCTATCGCGACGGGGGGAACACGGGGGGGTGGGAGTGGACGCTCTCCAACGTGACCTGCGCGTCCGACGTGTTCACGGTGGGGGACATCTCGACGCCGTTCTCGCGCGACCCGGGCGTGGAGATGTACGAGGCGCCGGCCATCCAAAACGTGTATGGCGCGTTCTCGTCGAACGGCACGGCGTTGCTCGACTTCGGTCGCGGGTTCGGCGGCGTGGTGGCGGTGGCGAGTTCCGGTGTGCCTTCCACGGAGGCCGATACGCTGGCGGCGTACGCGCGCGTTCGCAACCGCATCCTGGTGGGCTACGCGGTGGCCACGCACGCCACGCAAGCCACCGGGGAGGACTGGTACGCGGTGGACGTCCAACGGGGCACCCGCGAGAAAGCGCTGCGCGTGGAGATCACCATGGGTGACGGCTTCATCGGCTCCATGAGGATGTTCGACCTGGACGGCACCATGGTGGCCGAGGGCTTGGACATCGATCTGGCGTTCTCGGACGGGCAAGCCTCGGTGAGAGTGGACTTCTCGAACGCGAGCGGGTCCTCGGCGGACCTCAATGGGGCGCTGATCACGAGCGGTGAGGACCTGTCCATCGTGGCGGCCGGTCTCGAGGGCAGCGGGGTGAGCACCACGTTCAACGACGCGCTCGCCGTCACGCTGGGAGCGGGCGAAGAGATTTGGCGCACGCAGTACGCCATGTACTTGCGCTTCCTGCCCCCGCGCGACTGCTTCGAGCCGGGCACGTCGCTACCCGACGTGTATGCGTCGTCGCTCGGCCGGACCGTCCCGTCGATGTTGGGGCGCACCTACGAGCGCATCGAGATCGAGCCCGTGCTCGACACCGACGGGGAGCTCGTGGGAACGCGGCGCATCGTCCACCACGCGGACAACACCATCGAGGACTACACCAACATGCCGGCGTTCCTGCTCGTGGACCGTGGGGCCGTGGTGCAGGGCGCGAGCACGGACGACTACCCCTTCCGCGTGTTTTGCGGCCCCAGCTACCCGTGGAACCCGGGGCAAGACGCTCTCGCGGCGACGACCGGATTCGCCACGAGCGCCACGAGCGGCTTCACGGTGCCAGGCACGTACATCATCGAGGTCGGACCCGCGAGCGGAAGCGGCGGCGGCTCGTCGCAGTATGTGGTTCTCGAAGTGCGCTGAGCTTGCAGAAAAACAGGGGAGGGCGAACACACCGTGACCCCTCCAAATGCTCATCCCAATCTATGCGCGCGGTGGCAGCGTTCTGCCGATGTCGCGTCGCAGTCAACGGTTCGATCCGCTGTCAGTCGTCGAGCGGGGCTACGACCTCGACTGCGCCCTCACTGACTGGTTGGATGGCGTGGTGTCGGCGGTTCGCAGGGGCTTCCCGGAGGGCAGCTTCGTGGGCGCCTCCACCGTGCTCTACCACGAACTCGGGGAGCGCCGAATCGAGCTGTCCGTGCGTGATCCACGCGAGCCCGCTGCGTACGAGTCGTGGGTGCGCGAGGTGGTCCGCGAGATGCCGGAGAGCGTGATGTCCACCGTCTTCGGCCCCGCCCCCTTCATCGGCGAAGCCCGCAGCGAGCGAGCCTTCGAAGACCTGGTGGAGCCGCTGCACGCGGGGGTGGACTCCATCGGCTTCTCCGTGAGCGATGGCGCCGGCCGCGGCCTGCTGGTGGGCAGCCTGGTGCCGGCGGGCGTGCGGATGACCCAGCTCGAGCGACGTCGCTGGTTCCGGGTGGTCGCGCACCTGGGGGCCGCCATGCGGCTGCGGCACCGCTTTGCCACGCACGCCCCCACACCCGACGCCGTGTTTCGCCCCGACGGAAAGCTGCTGCATGCGTCGCCCGAGGTGGCGTCCGGTGGGCTGCGCGCCATGCTCACCGACGCGGTGGACAGGCTCGCGCGCGCCAAGCAGCTGCGAAGCACGTCACCCGAGGAAGCGCTCGCGTTGTTCCGCGCGCTCGCCGACGGTCAGTACAGCGTGGTCGACTGGGTGGACAGCGACGGCAAGCGCTTCGTGGTGGTGCACGAGAACGACATGCCAGCGGGGAGCTTGCGCGCGCTCTCGCGGCGCGAGGCCCAGGTGGGTGAGCGCATGCTCGAGGGCCGCAGCAACGCGGAGATCGGATACTTGCTCGGGCTCTCACCGGGGACCGTCAACCGCATCGCGCGGGACGTGCTCGCCAAGCTGGGCGGGGCCAAGCGCGCGGATCTGCCGCGGCTCTTCGAACACGGCCTCAGCGTGGGCGAGATCGGTGATGGAGGGCTGCGGACGCTGGCGCTCGGGCCGCGCTCGGGAAGCTCCGCGCACTGGGAGAAGCTCTCTCGCGCAGAGCGCGAGGTGGTGCGCCTGGCCCTCGCAGGCAACAGCAACGGAAGCATCGCCGAGACGCGTCGCGTATCCGTCCGCACCGTGGCCAATCAGCTCGGGCTCGTCTACGCGCGCTACGGGGTTCGCGGACGGGTGGAGCTGGGGGGGCTGCTGGGCGTCGAGCCCCCATGCAGGGACGGGGAGGGGGAGCGGGCCGAGGCATAGAGGTTCGCGGTCTGCGGCCGCTGAGATAATTCTTGCGTCCTTCTAGGGCTATCCTCGTCTCCAGAGATCATGGAAGCCCACCCCAGTCACCAGACCGCCCTGCTCTGGAACCAGTTCGTGTCCCCCCTGCGCTCGTTCGTGGGCAAGCGGGCGCCGCGGGAGGTGGACCCCGAGGACGTGCTGCAAGACGTGTTCGTGCGCATCCAGGGGCAGCTGCCGAGCCTGCGCGAGGCGGACCGCATCGACGCGTGGATCTTCCAGATTGCGCGCAACGTCATCGCCGACGCGTACCGACAGCGGGCGCGGCGTGAGGCGCTCGACCAGCGCGTGGCCGCCGAGGGTCTGTTGTACGTGTCGGACGATGACGAGCGCGCGGCGGCGGTGTCTCTCGCTGGCTGTCTGGCGTCGATGATCGAGCAGCTGCCGGAGCCCTACCGGCAGGCCATCGAGCTGTCCGAGATCCGCGGCATGACCCAGGCCGAGGCGGCGGCGCTCGTGGGCATTTCGCTCTCGGGGATGAAGTCCCGCGTGCAGCGTGGGCGCGAGCACCTGAAGGGCATCATCCACGAGTTCTGCCGCGTTTCGACCGACGTGCGCGGTGGCGTGGTGGAGTGCGTGGCGCTGCGCGGCGATTGTGGCGTGAGCGCGCGTCTTTCCGTGGGGCCGAGCGACTCCATGGACATGAACAACACAACCACTCGCGAGGCCACGAACACCAACCCCAACCAAGAGGAGACCAAGGGCTGCTGCGGCGGCCCTGCCCCCGGAGACGCGAGCGCGTGCTGCGCGCTGGACGCTGAGAAGAAGGCGGCGGGCGAGGCCGGCTGCGGCTGCAGCACGAAGGCGGCCTCCGCGCCCAAGAAGGGGTGCTGCTGATGCGTGCCCTAGAGTTGCCCGTCGTCGTCATCGGCGCCGGGCCGGTGGGGCTGTCCGCTGCGGTGCAGCTCCTGGACCGCGGCCTCGACGTGCTGGTCCTCGAGGCCGCCGATGAAGTGGGCGCGAGCCAGCGCGACTGGGGGCACGTGCGCCTCTTCTCGCCGTGGCGTTACAACGTGGACAAGGCCGCCGCGCGGCACCTCGAGGCGTCGGGCTGGGTGCCTCCGCCGCCCGACGACATGCCCACCGGGCTCGAGCTGCAGCAGCGCTACCTGCTGCCGCTGGCCAACCTGCCGCTGCTGAGCGGGCGCATCCGTCGCAACCGCCGGGTGACCGCCATCACTCGGGTGGGCGTGGACAAGACGCGCAGCGCGGGCCGCGGCGACGTGCCGTTCCTGGTGCGCACCCACGAGGAGGACATCCTCGCGCGGGCGGTCATCGATGCGTCGGGCACCTGGTGGACCCCCAACCCGCTGGGGGCTGCCGGCATCTCCGCGCGGGGAGAGGCGGCGCTCGCGCATCGCATCCACTACGGCATCCCGGACGTGCTCGGCGCCCACCGCGAGCGCTACGCCGGGAAGACCACGCTGGTGGTGGGGGCCGGGCACTCGGCGGCCAACAGCTTGTTGCCGCTGGTGGAGCTAGCCAGCGCGACCCCCGGGACCAAGGTGGTGTGGGCCACGCGCAGCGCGGATCTGACGCGCGTCTTCGGCGGTGGGGAAGCCGACGGACTGCCGGCCCGCGGGCGGCTGGGCAGCGCGCTGCGCGAGCTGGTGGACAGCGGTGCCCTGCAGCTGGTCCAGCACTTCCGCATCGACTCCCTGCGCGAAGTGGCTGGCAAGCTGGAGGTGGCCGGCCTGCGCGACGGAGCGCCACACGTGGTGCGCGGCGTGGACGCCATCATCGCGGCCACGGGGCAGCGACCGGACCTGGGCATGGACCGTGAGCTGCGCTTGGGCGTAGACCCTGCGCTCGAGAGCGTGCTGGCGCTGGCCCCGCTGATCGACCCCAACGTGCACAGCTGCGGCTCGGTGCGCCCGCACGGCGCCGTGGAGCTGGCCCACCCCGAGCCGGACTTCTACATCATCGGCAGCAAGAGCTACGGGCGCGCGCCCACGTTCCTGCTGGCCACGGGCTACGAGCAGGCGCGGTCGGTGGCCGCCATGATCGCCGGTGACCGCGAGGCGGCGCTGCGCGTGGAGCTCGACCTGCCGGAGACGGGTGTGTGCTCGAGCACGCGAAGCGCCCCCGCGCAGGACGCGGGCGGTGGCTGCTGCGCGCCCGCCAAGAGCGCCTGTTGCTGAGCGGGCGGCGCTTGTGGGCGGCGGTCGCAGGGCTGTCGCTCGACCAGCTCGTGGCCTGGGGGGTGCTGTACTACGCGTACACGGTCCTCTCGGTGCCCATCGCGGCGGACCTCGAGTCTCGCGCCTGCACGTGGCGGCGGCGTTCTCCGTGTGCCTGCTGGTGGCCGGCTGGATGGGCCGCCACGTGGGCGCCGTGTTGGATGCGCGCGGCACCCGCGGCTCGCTGCGGTTGGGGGCGCTGCTGGCGCCGCTGGTGTTCGCCGCGCTGGCGCTGGTCGGCGACATGGTCTCGCTGGTGGCGGCCTTCGCGCTGCTGGGCGTGGTGCAAGCGCTGGCGCTCTACGAGCCGGCGTTCCGCACGATCGTGGACTGGTGCCCCGAGGAGCGAGCGCGCTCTCGCGCGATGCTGGGCCTCACCATCGTGGGCGGCTTCGCCAGCACGGTGTTCTTGCCGCTCACGGGCTGGCTGTTGGCCCGATACGACTGGCGCGACACCGTGCTCGTGCTCGCCGTCGGGCTCGCGGTGGTGCTGGTGCCCACGCGTTTCTCGCTGCCGCTCTCGAGCCGGGGCGGACCGCGCGCGGCGGTGGCACGCCTGCATGCGCCACCGTCCGCGAGACGACTGGCGGCGGGGCTGGCGCTGCACTCGCTCGCGTCCACCGGCGTGTTCGTCTACCTCATGTGGCACCTGGTGGAGCAAGGCGCCTCGCTCGGTGCGGCGGCAGGCCTCGCGGGCCTGGCCGGCGGTGCACAGGGGCTGGGCCGGCTGGTCTCTGGGCCGCTGCGGCGGGTCGCCGGGGGAACGAGCTTCTTGCCCCTGCTGCTCGGGGCCCAAGCGGTTGCCTTGCTGGGCGTGGTGGCCCTCGACGGCGGGGCGATGACGGCCTGCGTGCTGCTGTTCGGGGCCGCCAGCGGCGTCATGACGCTCGAGCGGGCCACGGTGCTCATCGAGTGGTACGGCCGCGCCACGTTCGGGGCGCACCAGGGCCGCCTGGCGGCAGCCACGAGCACGGCACGTGCGGTATCGCCCTTCTTGGTGGAGGGCGGTCATCTCTTCGCGAGCTACGCGGTGGTGTTCGGCGTGCTCGCTGCCGCGCTCTTGCTGAGCGCCTGGGTGTGTCGGTCGGCGGCCCGCCTGCACCACCACGAGCCGCTGCCCGGGGAGTGGGTGTTTTCGGGCTAGAGGGGGCGTTGGGTCCTGCGGTAAGCTGCCCGTGCTCCGCAACTCACGCACCGCAGAGCGTTCAGTTCTTTATTGGAAACGGCCGCCGGACCCATGCACTCGGCGGCGACACTCGCGACCTCGGCTCCATGACGCCCGACGCTCCCGCGCTGCCCTCCGTTCGCGACCTGAAGCGGCGCTACAAGCTGCTGCTTGCCGAGCAGCGCGCGCTGCACACCACCGACCTCGGCATCTCGCTGCCCATCAGCACGGGTGAGCCCGTGCTGGACGCGGCGCTGCTCGAGAAGCTGTTGCCCACGGCCACCATGGGCGAAGCCGAGCACCTGGCCCGCGCGTGGCACCTGGTGCGCACGTCGCAGGCCTCGCACCACGCCATCCTGCGCCGTCACGCGCGGGCGCTGCTGAACGACCACAAGCTGCTCCATGCGCTGGGCGCGCTCGAGCGCGGCGACGACGAGACGCTCGGCGCCATGCTGGGGGCGCTTCCCTGGGTGTGGCGCCTCGGGTTCGCCACGGCGGCCATCAAGCCTGCTGCCATGACGCTCACGGGGTGGCGGCGCGGTGTGCCCTTCCGGCTCATCGAGCCGCCGTTCGACCAACTGCGCGCCGACTTCCGCGCCACCCTCGCGCGGGCGCCGGACGCCACGCTGCTCAAGTTCCGGGACACCGTGAAGCAGTCGGCCGCGCTGCTGCACTTTCGCTTCGAGGGCGAGCGCGAGCGGGCCATCCACGACCTGTGCTTCGGTGACGGCCGCGCCGCCGCGGCGTCGGGCACGCTCCCGGTGGTGAGCGCGTTCGTCACCGCGCGAGATGCGCTGGCCCGCGACGGCTTGGGTGCGTTCGTGCGCGCGCTGGACGCCGCGCCGGGGGTCATCCCGCTCACGTCGCTGGGTGGCCTCTTCGGGCAGGCCGGCGTCCGGCTGGACCTCCCCAACGCCACCTCGCGCCCGTACATCGGCCAGCTGCGCGCGCACGCCCTCGCGTCGGCCAGCGGGGTGGAGGCGCTGCTCCGGCTGAACGAGTGGGGCCCGTGGCTGCAGCCCGAAGACTGCGCGGTCATCACCGAGCGCGTGCTCGCGGCCACCCAGAGCCCGCGCGTGAGCCTGCCGTTCTTCAAGGTGCTCAAGGGCTTCGAGGCCGCCCCGCCCCTCGTGCGTGAGGCGCTGGCCCAGCCGCTATTGGTGCCGCTCATGCAGCGCTTCGGCCAGCAGGTGCGTGCGTTGCTTCCGGCCGCGCGCGACTACACCTTCGTGCTGCCCGCCAACATGCTGCGGCTCACCAGCCTCATGCTCTACGCCATGGTGGCCACGGCGGGGGACGCGCGCCTGCTCATCTTGCGCAACAAGGGTCTGAGCAGCACCGCCCCCGTGTCCCTCCACGACGTGGTGACGCACCTCGTGGCGGGTGACACGAAGGGTTGGCTCGAGCGCGAGCTGGGCGCGGTGGCGCACGACGAGTCGTACCGCTTCGACGTCCCTGCGCTGGCGAGGACGCTCGGTGACGTCGACCCCACACAGCCCCTCATGCTGGACGTGCCGTTCGTGAGCGATGCGCGCCTGCTCGAGGCGCTGCTGCCGTTCGACCTGGCGCTCAACCTCAACCCGCCGCTGGGCGCGCCCGGTGAGCTGACCGTGGGCTACGAGTTCTACACGCACGCGGTGTACGCCACGCCCAAGGGCGGCTGGGCGGTGCTGTCGCGCGGCGGGGACACGGCCGCCACCCGCTTCGCCGAGCTCATCGACCGCCTTCAGGTGATGAGCGCCATGGCCGCGGAGGCGCGCGCATGAAGCTGCTGGCCGTGGTGGAGAAGGACCTGGTGAACGGGCGCGCGTGCGCACGCGTGGACTACACCGGCACGTTCCCATTGCTGGGCGAGCCGCCGCGACCGGGGCTGGTGGAGCTCGACTGCCCGGGGCTGAAGCAGGCCAACCGCGCAGCGCTGCTGAAGTGGCTCGCCACCGAGGGCCAACGTGTCGGTCGCGGCGCAGCCACCGGGGCATCCGTGGCGGTTGCGCTCGACGCCGTGCCAAGCCAGCTGTGGCGCGTCATCTCCTATGGCGAAGCCGTCGCGTTGCCCAACTTCGACGGGCTCACCTATCTCGCTGCTGCCGCTGCGCCGCTCGCCGAGATCAGCGCGTGCCTGGCCGAGCGCATGCCGGCGTTGCTGGAGCGCATCGACGAGGCCCTGGCCCTGTCCGACGTGGAGCAGATCCGCGGCCTGCGGGCCACGCACGCGGACCGCAAGACGGTGCCGACCGTGGTGTGGGGCCTCACCTCCCGCGCCGACACCCACATCACCGAGCTGAGCGAGCGCGTGGACCGCGAGGCGCTGGCGCAGCTGCTCACCACGCCCTTCGACGTGACCGCTTGGGTGGCGGCCGCGGCCGCGATGCGCGCGGACTCCGGGCGGGTGGAAGCCCTCGTGGCGTTGGTCCGCCGCATCCCCGATGGCGACGACGCGCCGCGCCACGCCGAGGAGATCATCGCGGCGGTGAGCCAGCACCGGGCGCTGGTGCGGGCCACGACGTACGGCGGGTTGTTCTGGAACG
This portion of the Sandaracinaceae bacterium genome encodes:
- a CDS encoding SDR family oxidoreductase; translation: MNLEGSSSIVTGGASGIGEGSARQLAAAGSKVVIADLNAERGEAIAKELGGVFVKCDVSSVEDAQASVAAALKLAPLRALVNSAGLGGPARTVGRDGTPLPLEKFSFIIKVNLLGSFNMLSQAAAAMATQAPMDADGAKGAIVNMASVAAFDGQIGQAAYSASKGGIVGMTLPIARDLAALGIRVNTIAPGLIDTPIYGSGPDADAFKAKLGESVLFPKRLGSAEELAFMVMECLTNPYMNGEVIRVDGGIRMPPK
- a CDS encoding helix-turn-helix transcriptional regulator; this translates as MSRRSQRFDPLSVVERGYDLDCALTDWLDGVVSAVRRGFPEGSFVGASTVLYHELGERRIELSVRDPREPAAYESWVREVVREMPESVMSTVFGPAPFIGEARSERAFEDLVEPLHAGVDSIGFSVSDGAGRGLLVGSLVPAGVRMTQLERRRWFRVVAHLGAAMRLRHRFATHAPTPDAVFRPDGKLLHASPEVASGGLRAMLTDAVDRLARAKQLRSTSPEEALALFRALADGQYSVVDWVDSDGKRFVVVHENDMPAGSLRALSRREAQVGERMLEGRSNAEIGYLLGLSPGTVNRIARDVLAKLGGAKRADLPRLFEHGLSVGEIGDGGLRTLALGPRSGSSAHWEKLSRAEREVVRLALAGNSNGSIAETRRVSVRTVANQLGLVYARYGVRGRVELGGLLGVEPPCRDGEGERAEA
- a CDS encoding sigma-70 family RNA polymerase sigma factor, translating into MEAHPSHQTALLWNQFVSPLRSFVGKRAPREVDPEDVLQDVFVRIQGQLPSLREADRIDAWIFQIARNVIADAYRQRARREALDQRVAAEGLLYVSDDDERAAAVSLAGCLASMIEQLPEPYRQAIELSEIRGMTQAEAAALVGISLSGMKSRVQRGREHLKGIIHEFCRVSTDVRGGVVECVALRGDCGVSARLSVGPSDSMDMNNTTTREATNTNPNQEETKGCCGGPAPGDASACCALDAEKKAAGEAGCGCSTKAASAPKKGCC
- a CDS encoding FAD-dependent oxidoreductase, whose amino-acid sequence is MRALELPVVVIGAGPVGLSAAVQLLDRGLDVLVLEAADEVGASQRDWGHVRLFSPWRYNVDKAAARHLEASGWVPPPPDDMPTGLELQQRYLLPLANLPLLSGRIRRNRRVTAITRVGVDKTRSAGRGDVPFLVRTHEEDILARAVIDASGTWWTPNPLGAAGISARGEAALAHRIHYGIPDVLGAHRERYAGKTTLVVGAGHSAANSLLPLVELASATPGTKVVWATRSADLTRVFGGGEADGLPARGRLGSALRELVDSGALQLVQHFRIDSLREVAGKLEVAGLRDGAPHVVRGVDAIIAATGQRPDLGMDRELRLGVDPALESVLALAPLIDPNVHSCGSVRPHGAVELAHPEPDFYIIGSKSYGRAPTFLLATGYEQARSVAAMIAGDREAALRVELDLPETGVCSSTRSAPAQDAGGGCCAPAKSACC